A region from the Leopardus geoffroyi isolate Oge1 chromosome E3, O.geoffroyi_Oge1_pat1.0, whole genome shotgun sequence genome encodes:
- the LOC123589666 gene encoding olfactory receptor 2AE1, whose product MWQRNQTSLADFILEGLFDDSLTHLFLFSLTMVVFLIAVSGNMLTILLICADARLHTPMYFLLSQLSLMDLMHVSTTIPKMATNYLSGKKTISFVGCATQHFLYLSLGGAECLLLALMSYDRYVAICHPLRYTVLMNRKVGLMMVVMSWLGASINSLIHTVILMHLPFCGSRKIHHFYCEFPAILKLVCGDITVYETIVYIISIVLLLLPTLFISTSYAFILHSVIQMRSAGSKRNAFATCSSHLIVVSFWFGACIFSYMRPRSQRTPLQDKVGSVFYSIITPTLNPLIYTLRNKDVAKALRGVLGREILTQRWQLQLS is encoded by the coding sequence ATGTGGCAGAGGAATCAGACCTCTCTGGCAGACTTCATCCTTGAAGGGCTCTTTGATGACTCTCTCacccatcttttccttttctctttaaccATGGTGGTCTTCCTTATTGCGGTGAGTGGCAACATGCTCACTATTCTCCTCATCTGTGCTGATGCTCGGCTTCATACACCCATGTACTTCCTGCTCAGCCAGCTCTCCCTCATGGATCTGATGCATGTCTCCACAACCATCCCCAAGATGGCTACCAACTACCTATCTGGCAAGAAGACCATCTCCTTTGTGGGCTGTGCAACCCAGCACTTCCTGTATTTGTCTCTGGGTGGTGCTGAGTGTCTTCTCTTAGCTCTCATGTCTTATGACCGCTATGTTGCCATCTGTCATCCACTTCGCTATACTGTTCTCATGAACAGAAAGGTGGGACTGATGATGGTGGTCATGTCGTGGTTGGGAGCATCCATAAACTCTCTAATTCACACAGTGATCTTGATGCACTTACCTTTCTGTGGGTCTCGAAAAATCCACCACTTCTATTGTGAGTTTCCAGCTATTTTGAAGTTGGTGTGTGGAGACATCACTGTATATGAGACCATAGTGTACATCATCAGCATTGtacttctcctcctccccacgcTCTTCATTTCTACATCGTATGCCTTCATTCTCCACAGTGTCATTCAGATGCGTTCAGCTGGGAGTAAGAGAAATGCTTTTGCCACTTGTAGCTCTCACCTCATTGTGGTTTCCTTTTGGTTTGGTGCCTGCATCTTCTCATATATGAGGCCCAGATCCCAGAGAACTCCACTGCAAGACAAAGTTGGTTCTGTGTTCTATAGCATCATTACTCCTACCCTGAATCCTTTGATTTATACTCTCCGGAATAAGGATGTAGCCAAGGCTCTGAGAGGAGTGTTGGGGAGGGAGATTCTCACTCAGAGATGGCAATTGCAGTTATCCTGA